From Micromonospora sp. NBC_01699, a single genomic window includes:
- a CDS encoding CocE/NonD family hydrolase: METARTARPETFRTEIADGMRIEWDVPIVMDDGTVLRADVFRPVDDAPVPVILTYGPYAKGLPFQVGYPSAWEAMRRDHPDAVAGSTNKYQNWEVVDPEKWVPHGYACVRVDSRGTGRSPGYIDLFSARETRDYYNCIEWAGVQPWSNGRVGLNGISYYAMNQWHVASLNPPHLFAICPWEGAADFYRDGARQGGIRSTFWDNWYDMQVKTVQYGVGEAGGRNPNTGQLICGDERLTTQELDANRSDFGADLRAHRFADEFHAVRSAHWDRVTVPVLSCGNWGGQGLHLRGNVEAFVRAASTRKWLEMHGHAHWPLFYTDYGVDLQMRFFDRYLKEADNGWEDRPAVQLRIRHIDATFQPRGEEAWPLPATDWTRWYLSLLPALSESVPAAGSVSFPALGDGLEFSTPPLDADVEVTGPLAAKLFVSSTTTDADLFLVVRVYSSTGSEIVFQGALDPHTPIAQGWLRASHRQLDPTLSQPYRPYHPHDTAEPIEPGEVYELDIEILPTCLVIPAGYRIALQVRGRDYVYPGPSARLSNLKNDLTGCGPFLHNDDGDRPAGVFDGVTTIHLGEQYPSHLLLPVIPDANPARRARDHSHPDPREVAVAGPAELTNNG, from the coding sequence GTGGAGACTGCTCGCACGGCGCGTCCTGAGACGTTCCGGACGGAGATCGCCGACGGGATGCGCATCGAATGGGACGTCCCGATCGTGATGGACGACGGGACCGTGCTGCGGGCCGACGTATTCCGTCCGGTCGACGACGCGCCGGTGCCGGTCATCCTGACCTACGGCCCGTACGCGAAGGGCCTGCCGTTCCAGGTCGGCTACCCCAGCGCCTGGGAAGCGATGCGCAGGGACCACCCCGACGCGGTCGCGGGCAGCACCAACAAGTACCAGAACTGGGAGGTCGTCGACCCGGAGAAGTGGGTGCCGCACGGGTACGCGTGCGTGCGGGTCGACTCACGCGGCACCGGCCGCTCACCCGGCTACATCGACCTGTTCTCCGCCCGGGAGACCCGCGACTACTACAACTGCATCGAATGGGCCGGCGTCCAGCCGTGGAGCAACGGCCGGGTCGGGCTCAACGGCATTTCGTACTACGCGATGAACCAGTGGCACGTCGCGTCGCTCAACCCGCCACACCTGTTCGCGATCTGCCCATGGGAGGGTGCCGCCGACTTCTACCGCGACGGTGCTCGCCAGGGCGGGATCCGCTCGACCTTCTGGGACAACTGGTACGACATGCAGGTCAAGACCGTCCAGTACGGCGTCGGCGAGGCAGGCGGACGCAACCCCAACACCGGCCAGCTGATCTGTGGCGACGAGCGGCTGACGACCCAGGAACTGGACGCCAACCGCTCCGACTTCGGCGCCGACCTGCGCGCCCACCGCTTCGCCGACGAGTTCCACGCGGTCCGATCGGCACACTGGGACCGCGTCACCGTGCCCGTGCTCAGCTGCGGCAACTGGGGCGGCCAAGGGCTGCACCTGCGCGGCAACGTCGAAGCGTTCGTCCGCGCGGCCTCAACGCGCAAGTGGCTGGAGATGCACGGGCACGCCCACTGGCCGCTCTTCTACACCGACTACGGCGTCGACCTGCAGATGCGGTTCTTCGACCGGTACCTGAAGGAAGCCGACAACGGCTGGGAGGACCGGCCGGCGGTACAACTGCGGATCCGGCACATCGACGCGACGTTCCAGCCGAGGGGCGAGGAGGCCTGGCCGCTGCCGGCGACGGACTGGACCCGGTGGTACCTGTCCCTCTTGCCTGCGTTGTCCGAATCGGTGCCGGCCGCCGGCTCGGTCTCCTTCCCGGCCCTCGGCGACGGGCTGGAGTTCTCGACGCCGCCACTCGATGCCGACGTCGAGGTGACCGGTCCACTCGCCGCGAAGCTCTTCGTCTCCTCGACCACAACCGACGCCGACCTGTTCCTGGTCGTCCGGGTCTACTCGTCGACCGGCTCGGAGATCGTCTTCCAAGGCGCGCTCGATCCGCACACCCCGATCGCGCAGGGCTGGCTGCGCGCCTCCCATCGCCAACTCGACCCGACACTGTCGCAGCCCTACCGTCCCTACCATCCGCACGACACCGCCGAGCCCATCGAGCCCGGCGAGGTCTACGAACTCGACATCGAGATCCTGCCCACCTGCCTCGTCATCCCGGCCGGGTACCGGATCGCGCTGCAGGTGCGCGGTCGCGACTACGTCTATCCCGGTCCGAGCGCGCGGCTGTCCAACCTGAAGAACGACCTGACCGGCTGTGGACCGTTCCTGCACAACGACGACGGCGACCGCCCAGCCGGCGTGTTCGACGGCGTGACCACCATCCACCTCGGCGAACAGTACCCATCCCACCTGCTTCTGCCGGTCATCCCAGACGCGAACCCCGCACGCCGTGCGCGTGACCACTCGCATCCTGATCCTCGTGAGGTCGCTGTCGCCGGACCAGCGGAACTGACAAATAACGGCTGA
- a CDS encoding SAVED domain-containing protein, with product MLASTATTHTPSAAPAPATWRQLHADIEDIPNHLGGVHPVAHTGSLWQATAFAVGATLRMVTNIDLAVMQRDQLWESAADYDAAVIPILYQHLLGQGPDLALAVEAATSMADDVLDFLHAQRVPVDRLLVLRPPGGAKDNSITAPAAAVALTVGIRDQARRSTKGPPSAPTRATTASWCRSPQSPPLALTLST from the coding sequence TTGCTCGCTTCGACGGCGACGACGCATACGCCAAGCGCCGCCCCCGCTCCCGCTACCTGGCGGCAACTCCACGCCGACATCGAAGACATCCCGAACCATCTCGGAGGCGTCCACCCAGTAGCGCATACTGGCAGCCTTTGGCAAGCCACCGCCTTCGCGGTCGGCGCGACCTTGCGCATGGTGACCAACATCGACCTCGCAGTCATGCAGCGCGACCAACTCTGGGAGTCGGCCGCCGACTACGACGCAGCCGTCATACCGATCCTGTACCAACACCTTCTCGGCCAGGGCCCCGACCTCGCGCTTGCCGTCGAGGCGGCCACGTCGATGGCCGACGACGTCCTCGACTTCCTCCACGCCCAGCGGGTACCCGTCGATCGACTTCTCGTCCTCCGACCGCCCGGAGGCGCGAAAGACAACTCCATCACGGCTCCCGCCGCAGCCGTCGCCCTCACGGTCGGGATCCGCGACCAGGCGCGCCGCAGCACCAAAGGCCCACCATCAGCTCCTACACGAGCGACGACGGCGAGCTGGTGCCGGTCGCCTCAGTCACCGCCGCTGGCGCTGACCCTATCGACCTGA
- a CDS encoding SRPBCC family protein, which translates to MGVDRDCTEVGDDFVRVTRTVNAPIGQIFEYVINVDLSHIFPRTGHSPAIVASSVTTGWNTPGLRRTNTSDDGSTNEEELLTVEPPNSFSYRIDNFSSPRLREVIDSIEGSCYLTDQEDGTTSIEWTYALNPVDEPARAAIKEDLLPLYTERLKMAMSILKDDLEC; encoded by the coding sequence ATGGGCGTCGACCGGGACTGCACCGAGGTGGGAGACGATTTCGTCCGGGTCACCCGTACCGTCAACGCTCCCATCGGCCAGATCTTCGAGTACGTCATCAACGTCGACCTGAGCCACATCTTCCCCAGAACCGGACACTCGCCGGCAATCGTGGCCAGCAGCGTCACCACCGGCTGGAACACCCCGGGCCTGCGCCGGACGAACACCTCCGACGACGGCTCGACCAACGAGGAAGAACTACTGACGGTGGAGCCGCCGAACTCGTTCTCGTACCGGATCGACAACTTCAGCTCGCCGCGGCTGCGCGAGGTGATCGACAGCATCGAGGGGTCCTGCTACCTCACCGACCAGGAGGACGGCACCACGAGCATCGAGTGGACGTACGCCCTGAACCCGGTGGACGAACCGGCCCGGGCGGCTATCAAGGAGGACCTGCTGCCGCTCTACACCGAGCGGCTGAAAATGGCGATGAGCATCCTGAAGGACGACCTCGAGTGTTGA
- a CDS encoding DM13 domain-containing protein, with the protein MLKRIFRSPLAWAGVVLLGIVAAFGLYWFQPWKLATDTYVDDALPVALATTKAAPEASGTATAAPASGAPAGNQVLAAGVFVTHEHATTGRAEIVRQPDGPNLLVLHDLDTSNGPDLRVWLTDQRVVAGRAGWRLFDDGKWFEVARLKGNRGDQVYELPPAIDPADFRSVSIWCKRFAVSFGAAELKSV; encoded by the coding sequence ATGTTGAAACGGATCTTCCGGTCACCGCTCGCCTGGGCCGGTGTGGTGCTTCTCGGCATCGTGGCGGCGTTCGGCCTCTACTGGTTCCAGCCGTGGAAGCTGGCCACGGACACCTATGTCGATGACGCCCTACCCGTTGCGCTGGCGACAACGAAGGCCGCACCCGAAGCATCCGGCACGGCCACGGCTGCTCCGGCGTCCGGCGCGCCGGCCGGGAACCAGGTACTGGCCGCAGGGGTCTTCGTCACGCACGAGCACGCGACGACGGGACGTGCGGAGATCGTCCGACAGCCCGACGGCCCGAACCTGCTCGTGCTGCACGATCTCGACACGTCGAATGGGCCGGACCTGAGGGTATGGCTGACCGACCAACGGGTGGTCGCGGGTAGGGCAGGCTGGCGGTTGTTCGACGATGGCAAGTGGTTCGAGGTGGCGCGGCTCAAGGGCAATCGCGGTGACCAGGTGTACGAGCTGCCGCCGGCGATCGATCCGGCGGACTTCCGAAGCGTCTCGATCTGGTGCAAACGCTTCGCGGTCTCGTTCGGAGCGGCGGAACTGAAGAGCGTCTGA